The Collimonas sp. PA-H2 genome contains a region encoding:
- the argE gene encoding acetylornithine deacetylase, producing MTTPHTTALAPSAEVMAMIERLIAFPTVSRDSNLGLIEWTRDYLAGFGVKSRLSYDASGKKANLFATLGEGSKPGLILSGHTDVVPVEGQAWDSDPFKAIVKDGLLYGRGSADMKSYIATALALTPQFLAAKMDAPLHFALSYDEEVGCIGVQGLIKDLQELGLKPAACIVGEPTSMQPIIAHKGTHRFRCCVRGREAHSSYTTMGVNSIEYAARVIVYIRQMADRFAQLETRDYGFTVPYTTMQTGLIHGGLAANIVPKDCRFEFEARTMPGIDVERLYQEIQDFAATLLPEMQRVEPNAAIDFEWLASAPGLNMQESDAVVQLAKALARNKSHGAVSYGTEAGLFQRAGIPTVVCGPGSIEQAHRPNEFVALEQVAQCEAFMLRLMDPGMQLQAGK from the coding sequence CCAACCTGGGATTGATCGAATGGACCCGCGACTACCTTGCTGGCTTCGGCGTCAAATCGCGCCTGTCCTACGATGCCAGCGGCAAGAAAGCCAATCTGTTTGCAACCCTGGGCGAAGGTTCCAAGCCGGGCCTGATCTTGTCGGGCCATACCGACGTGGTGCCGGTCGAAGGCCAGGCCTGGGACAGCGATCCCTTCAAGGCCATCGTCAAGGATGGCCTGCTGTATGGCCGCGGCTCGGCCGACATGAAGAGCTACATCGCCACCGCGCTGGCGCTGACGCCTCAATTCCTGGCGGCGAAGATGGATGCGCCGCTGCACTTCGCTCTGTCGTATGACGAAGAAGTGGGCTGCATCGGCGTGCAAGGATTGATCAAGGATCTGCAGGAACTGGGACTGAAACCGGCGGCTTGCATAGTCGGCGAGCCGACCTCGATGCAGCCGATCATCGCGCATAAAGGCACGCATCGTTTCCGCTGCTGCGTGCGCGGCCGCGAAGCCCATTCCAGCTACACCACCATGGGCGTCAATTCGATCGAATACGCGGCGCGCGTCATCGTCTACATCCGCCAGATGGCAGACCGCTTCGCCCAGCTTGAGACGCGTGACTATGGCTTTACGGTGCCTTACACCACCATGCAGACCGGCCTGATCCATGGCGGCCTGGCCGCCAACATCGTGCCCAAGGATTGCCGCTTCGAATTCGAGGCGCGCACCATGCCGGGCATCGATGTCGAACGCCTATATCAGGAAATCCAGGATTTCGCCGCGACCTTGCTGCCGGAAATGCAAAGGGTGGAGCCGAATGCCGCCATCGACTTCGAATGGCTGGCGTCGGCGCCCGGCCTCAACATGCAGGAAAGCGATGCCGTGGTGCAGCTGGCGAAGGCGCTGGCGCGCAATAAATCGCATGGCGCGGTTTCCTACGGCACTGAAGCCGGCCTGTTCCAGCGCGCAGGCATTCCGACCGTGGTCTGCGGTCCGGGCAGCATCGAGCAGGCGCATCGGCCGAATGAGTTCGTGGCGCTGGAGCAGGTGGCGCAGTGCGAAGCTTTCATGCTGCGCCTGATGGATCCGGGG